TGGGTCTTCGTCAGTTCAGCCATTCGTGGTGGCATCTTCCTCTTGGGTTGAACTTGGAAATGGATGAGCCTCCTGATCCATTACTGACCCACCAAGATAGACAAGTGGCAGAGATGTCATGTGATTCAGAGCAATTAGATCTAACATCCATACCTATGTGTGCAGTGAATGGAATGAGTGAATATTTAGGAACTACATATGATGCCTTTGATTCTGTGGGTCAGATATTCTGCCCAAGTTGATTATACCCCGCTTTAATTAATTCCCTTTCTACTGCTATTTGAATGCAGCTGATAAggcaaaagaaaatcaaacaagCAGGCAGCACCCAATGCGCTCATACATGTACAactttttcatattataaaaacaCATGTACAACTTGTGATATTGTCTATTACAATATCAATCCATCCACAACTCAAGCAAAGATAGAATTACAGTCGAAACACTGGCGTACATATTCCTGATTTCATACAAAGAGCCACAAAGATACGTAATGGAAATTTACTCCAAGACAAAACAGAATCGCTTATGGAAATGAAAACGGCAGGCTTTTGAACTAGACAAGAAATTATCAGGATAATAGTACCATGCACACTTTAGTAATCTTCACCttcctcatcatcatcatctgcACCTTCAGCGCCAACTTCTTCATAGTCTTTTTCGAGAGCAGCCAGATCTTCCCGCGCCTCTGAGAACTCCCCTTCTTCCATGCCCTCACCGACATACCAGTGAACAAATGCTCTCTTTGCATACATCAGGTCAAATTTATGGTCGATGCGAGAGAACACCTCAGCTACTGCTGTGTTATTGCTGATCATGCAAACAGCTCTCTGCACCAAGGCCAAATCACCACCTGGTACAACTGTTGGAGGCTGGTAGTTTATACCACATTTGAAGCCAGTTGGACACCTACAAAACAGATCCATTATCAAGTTTTTCTAGAatccaaaatcaaattaatgttCAAATGACAATGCCCTTGAGGCCAAATCTTGCATCCGCCAAGATAACTTTAACTTAAACCTGCTCCAATCTAGAATGAACATGGAGATGACCATGCCTGAAAGTAATGTGCTCTCACTATCAACAAATTCCTTATTCTTCGTGATATATGACAAGAAAAATTTCATCTATTAATTGGGAAAGGGAGGCAGAACTTGGTAGATTTACTTTTCTCTAAAGGTTGTTTTCCCCGAGTTCTGATggtctttttttagtttatatatttacaGATCAACTGAGCTGTTCTTCCTTTACTACCAGCTTGTGAATGATTATTTCAGAAGCTTAGTAATCTCCATATTCCCGACCTATAATAATCCAACTTTTAGAAGTCACCTCCATCATTCTACAAATTAGTTCTCAAAAGCTACTATAAGAAACGAATTACCAAAAACAATCCCCGAGGCAACTGAGAGTGGCTCCTAATTTTCCTGGATAAGCTTTAAAACTTCCCAAAATAAACAACACATTTCTTCCACTTACCAGTCAACAAACTGCACGGTGCGCTTTGTCTTAATGGTGGCAACAGCAGCATTGACATCTTTAGGTACAACATCTCCTCGGTACATTAAGCAACAAGCCATGTATTTCCCATGCCTAGGATCACATTTTGCCATCATGCTCGAAGGCTCAAAAACTGCATTTGTGATCTCAGGTACGGATAGCTGTTCATGGTAAGCCTTCTCTGCTGAGATAACTGGAGCATATGAGGAGAGCATGAAATGGATACGAGGATATGGTACAAGGTTCGTCTGGAACTCTGTTATGTCCACGTTGATGGCTCCATCAAATCTCAATGAAGTGGTCAAGGATGAAATGATTTGAGATATCAACCTATTCAAGTTGGTATATGTAGGTCTATCAATATCCAGAGATCTCCTACAAATGTCGTAGATAGCTTCATTGTCTAGAAGAACAGCAACATCCGTATGCTcaagaagggaatgagtggaAAGAACGCTGTTGTAAGGCTCCACGACAGCAGTTGAAACCTGCAATTGAATCAGAGCCCAAAATTGTTGAGACAAACAACAATTTCCTGATTATCCCAGAATGGCCATTCGAGTGGTTCTTCctcttaaaataatcaaaatgttTTGGTTAATTCACATTTGAATCGTCAGTACCTGAGGAGATGGGTAGATGGTGAAACCAAGCTTTGATTTCTTCCCATAATCCACTGACAAACGCTCTAGCAACAATGAACCCAAACCAGAACCAGTGCCACCGCCAACAGCATTAAAGACTAGAAACCCTTGTAACCCGGTACAGTTATCAGCCAGTTTTCTGATCCGGTCAAGACAGAGATCTACAATTTCCTTTCcaactataaaataaaaggtacGTCAAACAGagtgacaaaaataaaaggtcaACTAAGAATCCACAAATCAACATCAGTCACCTGTGTAGTGTCCTCGAGCAAAATTATTGGCAGCATCTTCTTTTCCAGATATCAATTGCTCCGGATGAAAGAGCTGTCGGTAGGTTCCGGTTCTAACTTCATCAATCACCGTTGGTTCTAAATCAACAAATATAGCCCGAGGCACATGCTTGCCTGAACCGGTCTCACTAAAGAATGTATTAAAAGCGTCGTGTGCAACACCTTCGGAGGTAtcactgaaaaagaaaacacaagctttcatttaatagataaaaagcggaagttcaaattgtttaatgtaattaattttgactCCCAcgaagtgaaaagaaaaacgaaacacGAAAAAGAATTGCCGCCAAGGATTAACTCTTCACGCACATATAAATCTTCGGCACCAAAATAAACGAAATATCAAATTGGTCGTCGAATTCGTTTGAAAAATGTCCCTAGGGCTATAAAAATTTGTAGGAAAGAATTAACTCCAGAAGACCCTATGAGAAATTAGACAACAGATTAGGTACGATGCAAAGTAGCACACAAAATACCCAAATTTGATGATCAAAGACTAAAGACAAAGGTAGGAACGTGTTTAGTCTTTCGAGATTCGTCGAGGACACAAAATGAGAGAGAACAGAAACGgtaggaaacaaaaaaaatcaaaagcgAGTTTTAAAGACGGGGAAtgaggaaggaaagaataGAAATGCGGAAGGGTGGAGAGATGAAGATGGATAAAGCAGTACCTGGGCATCATACCATCGGGCTGAATGCCATGTTCGAGGCAATAGAGCTCCCAGCAAGAATTGCCGACCTGAATCCCAGCCTGTCCAATGTGGATGCTTATGATCTCCCTCATCTTCCCCTACGTGAGCTTGCGTCTGTGAATACAGAAAACGGAGACAGCGATCGGAGAGTTGTAGGAACAAGGAATAGAGCAAGGAGCGAAGAGCAACGTCGGAGTTGGTGTCGGATTTAAGCAGAGGCTTTAATGGCGAAACAAAACCGGATTTGATAACCGATTCGCATCCGCAACTGTAATACGGGGGAAGGCGCGCCAGGCTTTCCATGGGTCCCCAGCTCTCCCGTTCCCTCCAATCTTATTAAACCTTATGACAATTTTACCCCTTCCGAGCTAACCCATAAATGGAAATTTTTGGAGATGAAGAGGGTAGTTGTGACAAAACGCCTTCGCCAGGGAACCAGTGATGAGCGACCATGTGATGTGTGTAAGCTTGGTTTTTggatataatatatttcattttatttcactAGGGCTTGAATTTTAGtctctaattttatatatttttttaaaatcttttattaaatttgtctacatttttttatacctaaaaaaattaaattgaattatgtcatatataattaatcaatcaattatATGAGTATGCATGGGCATAGCTGTACTGGATGCTCACCTGCTACATGAGTTGTAATACTGAAGGCCTGGGGCCtcactttttattatttattaaattattattattgttgttgtttttatttcttcactttttttttaaatacaaaaatacaaaaatacaaTTCAGAATCAACCAATTGTTATatactaaaaatgaaatgaattaaaaataataagacaCAATAGAGGCACAGAGTAATGGTAATAGCGCGCATAATTGATGGATGGGAAAGAAAAGGGACGAAACGGTTTGGGCCTTTAGTTTTCCCGAGTAGAGAATCCTCCACTCCCGCTTCCTCCTCTGCTCTCACCAATGGCTGCCGATTGGAAGCTCATGTCCGCCGCTGTTTGGCCCACTGTCAAGCCCTTTGTAAATGGCGGTGTCTCCGGTATGCTTGCTACCTGCGTCATTCAAGGTACTCTACTTCCATCCTTCTccttttcatctctctcttaATTCCTTACGTCAAATGCCAATGCCTTCTCTTTCATTGCTGCTTCTACTCTAATGCtgttatttacatttttctttctgtacGATTTATTGTCTGTATTACTCGGTTACTTGAATGGTCACCTTTGCATACTAAGCGTAGGCAGCCGCGTGCAGAGGAATATAACTTTTCTCATCAGTTTATCCTCTTTTGCTATCTCTCTTAGTAATAACctattcatatcattttcacgtgTGCACAGTTTGTCTTTGTTAAAAAACAATTGCTGATAACTTAACCCTAATCATTGTTGGTCATTAAATGATTGGATTCCTATTAGTTGTAACATCTCTATGTTAATTTTGGCAAGGTCTCTGTGGAATAATAGGCAATTTTGAGAGAGGTCGAACTGTAAGTAAGTGATTAATTAGCTCTCTTGGATATGAAATTTAGTTTAATGAGAGGAtctaaatgttttttttgttttttttttgttcttattccTATGCTGTTTCAGTTTTTAGATATTAGATTTATGATTCGGTAGCATGTCGTATTGTGGTAATCCACAGACTTTCTTTGCTGCTTCTACTCTACCCTAAGGAGTTGAACGTACTGTTCACATCTTCAGTATTACCAGCTTAGCTTATATTGCTTGAGAGGCAATAAGCAATTCAACATAAGAATTCTTCTGGAAAATTTCCGTACTCTGGTTCCTTAGATTGTGCCATGAAAACTCTCAAGGGAGGAGGGCCGTTAAAGTTTTAAACTGGATTTCCAGTGTACTGCGTGAGAATTGTCCCCCATATCATTGGTCTGTCTGTGCTTAGGATACCATATTTAAGATAATTAACTGAAATTGACTTCTGAGAATCGAGAAAAATTTATCGATGAAGTAAAAAACGGTCGAAGGAAAACTctgggaagaagaaaagaacggaaacaaagagagagaatatttGCGCGCAAGACTAGATTGCAGTTTATTATTCAATTAGCATATTTAAAGAATAACATATCCTAAAAgcggaaaagaaaatggcaaaTGGCAACTGAATTAATGCGCTTCCTCTAGTGGCTATTCCACACTCACTTAAATTGTGTTAGAAATAGGAATCactttaacaaaaaaataaggtTTAATTAAACCACAAGAATTTATCCAACAGATACTTGTGGTAGATGGTAGATGACTTGGATTTTCCTAAACCAGATTCAAAAGGTGGAAAAATTCTTTGGGTTTTGAAGGACTGACCGAGATGATGAATATCCCTTTCCAAGTTGATATCAGGcttaaaaaacaaaggtttttttcCTTGTGGTTCTTTGGCCATGTGGTATTCTTACTTTCTTTGAATACAGATTCGTCGCCTTGAGTTTAAAAGCGTCTTAATTATATAGTTCTGTGCTAACATGGTTGTAAGGTGCAAGACTGATAGAGGTAGGAGGCGGGTATAGGATTGCTACTATAATTAGAATGTACCAAATTCTCGCTGGGGAAAACCACGGAGTTCTTTAAACCATTACCCCaccaattctatttttatcgagatatttgaatgatatgaaattaaCGTATGGAGGAAGCGGCTAATCTGCCAGTGTGAATCGTTCATGTTTGATTTAGGGTCTTAGAACTAAATGTTTCCTGATATGTTATGGGGTCTTTGTTGTCATCAGCCACAGACAATCACATCAGCATTTATAAGAAAGAATATAGCTTCATtagaagaaattatgaaatggCTGAAGATATACAATCAGAAGCAAGGAAAAGGCATAATGATGATGAGAGCGACAGAAGCAATGCGGATTGAACTTTAAAGTTTAAAGGAAGAAGGCAAAAACAAGAGCAGAAAGAGAAGCAAAGAAGGTGGGGTAAAAGAGAGGAGCATCAGAGGCAGGAGCAGGAGCCTCAGACGGTGCAGCAGGTTGGGCAGTGGTGGCAGCAAAGGCCACCAGCAGCATTACGAGGAGGAGCTTCAACTTGATTGCCTCCATTgctgaatgaatgaatgatatGTGTGAGGAGAGTTGCAGAGTTCCTTgtattgaattgaattgaagatGAAGGGCAATGGGGCATGGGAATTGGGAGGGAAGAAGAGCCTATTTATGATGCAAGCTTCAACTcgagagacagagacagagataGAGACAGGAACAGGGTGGTTTTGATTGGTTGCTTTACCTTACCATACGCTAACTGTTACAGCTAGCTATCTATCTGTGGGTGCAGGACCCCGTGTTTTGCTGTCTCtgtttttgtccttttttctttttccctcctCGCCTATGGTTTCtgttttatttacaatatCAACCCCTCATTCTTAgctatttgtttttttcctttttttttctattcacaaggtttttttttttttttttttttNNNNNNtttttttttttttttttttttttttttttttttttttttttttttttttaccaaaggAAATGTATTTGCCTtggttttttacttttaacattaaattccTCATGAACCAAATTCAGTTTAGGGGACAATTGGAAGTATAGTGTGCAAttcttcaatatttaatatattttaaatgaatttttttaacatattaaatttttaaatacataggttaaaagtttatagttttgattacttatttttttattattaaaatcttAGATCTAAACAATCCTACAAGTACCTTGATCACAAAAAAATTTTTACCCAACATTATCGATCTTCTCCTCTCTACTCTCTTTCAAGAACAATTAGCAAAGAGAGATATTGTCTTAAACTCAACTTTTAGTATAGAGTAGTTTGAGTTACACATTTCAGTTTAATACCTCATTATTTACGTGTTTCTTTCTCAACatttattccaaatttctttgttatttGTAATTGTTCTAACAATCTTGATTCTAACCATTAGAAAGAGCCATATGCACTCTTCATTTTTTGAGAACGCTGAAGATGAAAATCGAGCATAATCTTTAGTGTTGGATGAACAACATAGATCTAAACGGTACTCAAACCATTTCTTTGATTGCTGTTCACGAGTCACCGAATTTCATAACTTTAAACAACAAATATCAACCTTTGTGCACTCCTTTCtttatgaaccaaaaaaagaaaagaaaaacaaaaaggctTTGTTGCATCAAAAGCATCACACTTCATCCATTGAGGACTAAACAAGATTATTAAAGGAAGACCCAAAACTTCACACTATAGAAAGCTCATATTTTTACAAAGGAGAGGAAAGTGGTAGCCCTCATGGGCAGTTTTGGTTTCTGCTAGGGCCTCCATAGTAAAAGTAATGGCCCCAATCCCCACTGTATCCGGTTTGGACACCATAGCAGTTGGATTTCTGTGTAAAAGTACCAATCCCTTTGGGGAGCTTTGAGATTGTTAGAGCTGTCAACAACTTGAATGTTCCTAAAATAACTTGCCTTCCCAAATCCCTCTTCAGGAAAATGACCACTGCCCATCTGGGTTAAGGTGTGCAGTCCACCAGCCTCGGAATTCACAACCTCCCCTCCCCACTCAATCATGGAGGCACTGTCAGCCAGGTACAAGAATAAGAAAGACGGCCAATATCCCAACACATACTCATTGCCAAATTGCATCCACCAGTGTCCCTCATCTGGATCCTACGCCAAATAAACAACCCAAATATTTCTTTCACTACTCAACTATGCTACTTATATGGGTTCTTCATGAATTTAAAAACTGCGGCATGGAGAAACGACTAAGAAAATCTTACGATCTCGCTTTTCCCGTGT
The Cucurbita pepo subsp. pepo cultivar mu-cu-16 chromosome LG16, ASM280686v2, whole genome shotgun sequence genome window above contains:
- the LOC111777377 gene encoding tubulin alpha-3 chain; its protein translation is MREIISIHIGQAGIQVGNSCWELYCLEHGIQPDGMMPSDTSEGVAHDAFNTFFSETGSGKHVPRAIFVDLEPTVIDEVRTGTYRQLFHPEQLISGKEDAANNFARGHYTVGKEIVDLCLDRIRKLADNCTGLQGFLVFNAVGGGTGSGLGSLLLERLSVDYGKKSKLGFTIYPSPQVSTAVVEPYNSVLSTHSLLEHTDVAVLLDNEAIYDICRRSLDIDRPTYTNLNRLISQIISSLTTSLRFDGAINVDITEFQTNLVPYPRIHFMLSSYAPVISAEKAYHEQLSVPEITNAVFEPSSMMAKCDPRHGKYMACCLMYRGDVVPKDVNAAVATIKTKRTVQFVDWCPTGFKCGINYQPPTVVPGGDLALVQRAVCMISNNTAVAEVFSRIDHKFDLMYAKRAFVHWYVGEGMEEGEFSEAREDLAALEKDYEEVGAEGADDDDEEGEDY
- the LOC111777683 gene encoding arabinogalactan peptide 14-like, with product MEAIKLKLLLVMLLVAFAATTAQPAAPSEAPAPASDAPLFYPTFFASLSALVFAFFL